Below is a genomic region from Paenibacillus rhizovicinus.
AGTTACTGAGGCCGGGCCGAGTTACTGAGGCCGGGCCGAGTTACTGAGGCCGGGCCGAGTTACTGAGGCCGGGCCGAGTTACTGAGGCCGGGCCGAGTTACTGAGGCCGGGCCGAGTTACTGAGGCCGGGCCGAGTTACTGAGGCCGGGCCGAGTTACTGAGGCCGGGCCGTGTTGCTGAGGACGGGTGGAGTCGCTAAGTTCGGGCGAAGTTACTAAGTTCGGGCGGAGTTGCTGAGTTCAGGCGAAGTCGCTGTGGCCGGGCCGAGTTACTATATTCGGGGAGTCGCTGTGGCCGGGCGAAGTCGTTGAGGTCGGAGACGAGCCGAGTCTTACAGCGTCCGACACCATCGAGCCCGCACTCCACTGCTTCACTACATCAGCACATGCTCATTTCCCACTTGTTCCGGCTCTCTGCTTTCCACCCCAAACGCAAAAAAACCGTTCCTTCACGGAAACGGCCGAAGTGTCGAGGAAGTCCAGAGGACCCCTCGGCTTTTTTATGTATGCTGCGCTCCCTATGTATGCTGTGCTCCTAACCCACTCACCTATCGACGCGCTCACCTAACCAGCTCACCTATCTAACCAATGCTCACCTAATCCACTCGTTCATCAACTCCCTCATCAACTCCACCTACTTACCATATTCGCCGCTCCCTTCACCACGCCCCCTCACAACAGCGGCGACAACATCCGCGCCACAATCTCGCCCGCCTTCTGCCTGGCCGGACGCTGTTGGAAATGCGACCGGTTCACTTCTTCGCACTCCGCCAAATCTGCCCAGAAGTCAGCCTCCAGCCGCTGGATGGCCCCTTCGTCGAACAGCAGCGCATTGATTTCGAAGTTGCTGAAGAAGCTGCGCATATCCATATTCGCGGTTCCGACCGAGGCCAAGAGCTCATCGACGATCAGCACTTTGGCATGCACGAATCCTTTGTGGTAGCGGTATACGCGCACGCCGGCAAGCAGCATTTCCTCGACGTAAGAGAGCGACGCGAACAGCACCAGCTTCGTATCGGCTATGTAGGGAATGATGATTCGCACATCGACGCCGCTCAAGGCTGCCGTGCGCAGCGCCATCAGCACGCTGGGATCCGGGATAAAATAAGGCGTCGTGATATAGATCCGCTTTTTCGCGACGGCCAAGGCGGCGAACACGCATTCCAGAATCGCGGCATCCTTGTCGTTCGGTCCGCTGACCACGATTTGCATCTGTTCCTTCCCCTTGCAGGCATGCACCGGCATATAAGCCGCTCCCGACAGCCGCTTCTTCGCGGTAAACCACCAGTCCTGCATGAACACCTCCTGCAGGAAGTAGACCGCGTCGCCTTCCACCTGCAAATGCGTATCGCGCCAGAAGCCGAGCTTCGGGTTCCCGCCGAGGTATTCGTCGCCGATATTGATGCCGCCGACGAAGCCGACGAGACCGTCGACGACGATGATTTTGCGGTGATTGCGATAATTCATCCGTTTATTGAAGAAAGCCACCCGCGCCGGCAGGAAACACTCGGTCTCGATGCCCGCCTCCCGTAGCTCGCGAATATAGGCGGCAGGCAGCTCCAGACTGCCAAGCCCGTCATAGATGACGCGCACCTCGACGCCTTCCCGCGCTTTCCGCACGAGCGCCTCCTTCACCTTCCGTCCGATGCCGTCGTCGCGAATCGTATAGAATTCGACGTGAACGTGATGCCGCGCCGCCTCGATCGCCTCCAGCATCGCCGTGAACGTGGCTTCGCCATTCGTCAGCACCTTCGTCTCGTTGCAGCCCGTGATCGGGGAGAACGTCATGCTTTGCAGCATTTGGTACAGCCGCTCCTGATGACGAAATTCCTTCCCGCGCATTTCCTCCAGCCGGTTCACCAGTTGGCAGCGCATGAGCGCCTGCAGCTTCGCCACTTCGGTGACGACGCCTCTCCTTCGCATCGTCCGCCGCCGCCGGTATTCTTGCGCCAGGAAGTAATACATGACGAAGCCGATGATCGGCAGCACGAACAGAATGAGCAGCCACGCGACGGTTTTGGAAGGACGCCGGAACTCCAGCACGAGAATCGTCGCGATTTGAAAGATGAATACGATGAGTACGATTAATGCCCATATCATAGCGTTTCTCCCCCTTCCTTTGCCCTTGGATACATCCCTCTAGTTTTCGCCTCCCTTGCGGCGTCTATGCATCTTTCAAGGCATGTTTTACAGAAGGACAGAATAAATAGCTATAAGCACGTTACCACCGAAGGAAGGAGGATGAATCGACAAGATGTTCAAAGAATCCAGGAAAAGCGATTACGCCGAGACGTCCATCGGACAAGGGACGCATGTGGAGGGTAAGCTGGCGAGCGACGGCAGCATTCGGATCGAAGGGGAATTTCGGGGCGATATCGAGTGCAAGAGCGACGTCATCGTCGGCGAATACGGCGTTGCGCGGGCCGGAATCATCGCGAACGATCTGACGGTGTCCGGCAAAGTGTACGGCGACGTCAACGTGAAGGGCCGACTGACCATCACCGCTTCCGGCCAGCTGCACGGCAATGTGCTTGCGCATACCATTCTCATCCAGGATGGAGGGATCTATAACGGCAATTGTCGCATGGAACGTCAAACGGAGTCCAAACCGCGTCATCTCCAAGAGGGTGATCCGCTCCAGCATCCGCATCCACAGGCTAAAGAGAACGCCGCCAAGGAGAAATCCAGGCAAGCGGGGTAACGCGCAAACGAAGCAGCGTCGCCGCTCGGACATGAAAGGTGAATGTTGAAGCGGACCTGCTTGCGGGTCCGCTCCTCAAGTGTTCACAAATAAACATAACCAATAACAAAGATCGCCCTCCATCTGGCCGATAACCAAATGAAGGGCGATCATTTATTTGCGCGCAAGAGCCTTAATTCAACCAATCCCAATCCCCGAATAAGAAGTGTTCCTGCGGCTTCTTCAACCGTTCTTTATTCCTTAACACGTTATATACCGCAGAGGGAACATCAGTATGCATGTGCGTTTCCAATAGGCTTATGTAGGCTTCAAGTTCGTTTACATGGGCTTGCGCAGCCTCGTACTGGTTCATCCAATACGGCAGCGCTTGGCGAGCTTCGACGATGAAATGCGTATCCGCCGGCTTGATAAATCCCGTTAACCCAAAATCGCATACGAAATCTTCCTTGAAATAGCCGTCGCCCGCTTCGATCGTACGGTAATTTTCCGTTTTACTATGTTCCGCCATTGATTCTCTCCAAGCCCCCGGCGTCGCCGCCTCGCACATCGCTTTATCCTTGGCTAGGTCACGCATCTTCCGTTCCTCCCATTAATTAATAAATTCGCGAGCAACCTAAATCGGCTGAACCAATGACTTCATTCTTGGTACTTTTCTCACAACCAACACGCAAAGCAAGGGAAAAACGATCCCAACCTGTTTATCGATGTTAAGTAACATTTTCGGAATTTGAAGGGTACTAAGTACTAATTATATACATATGGTATCACAATTAGACCTATAAATGAAACATATTGTATCATAAAAGTGATAGGAATCATTCGGAATTTCTAGATCTTGGCAGCTGATGCTTTATAAAAAACAGCCTGCCGGCTAAATCCGGTAGGCTGTCTTATTTCTTCGCTTCTTTCTTACGAAGTTCATCTCTTATAAATTGAATGAAGCTAATCGATTCTTCAACCGTCAACTTGTTCCCGCCAATCGTAAATTCAAATCTTTCCAAAATGACTTCATTCGCTAGATGCAAAGAATCCACGAGCTCCTGAACGTTTTTGTCCGTGATCTGCTTAACCATCGTCTATTCCTCCCCATACGGCAGCTGGCTGGCATTTCAGCCCCTATAGCTTTGCGTCACCATTTTTCAATGGTTTTGCCCTTATATTACTTAC
It encodes:
- the cls gene encoding cardiolipin synthase, with the protein product MIWALIVLIVFIFQIATILVLEFRRPSKTVAWLLILFVLPIIGFVMYYFLAQEYRRRRTMRRRGVVTEVAKLQALMRCQLVNRLEEMRGKEFRHQERLYQMLQSMTFSPITGCNETKVLTNGEATFTAMLEAIEAARHHVHVEFYTIRDDGIGRKVKEALVRKAREGVEVRVIYDGLGSLELPAAYIRELREAGIETECFLPARVAFFNKRMNYRNHRKIIVVDGLVGFVGGINIGDEYLGGNPKLGFWRDTHLQVEGDAVYFLQEVFMQDWWFTAKKRLSGAAYMPVHACKGKEQMQIVVSGPNDKDAAILECVFAALAVAKKRIYITTPYFIPDPSVLMALRTAALSGVDVRIIIPYIADTKLVLFASLSYVEEMLLAGVRVYRYHKGFVHAKVLIVDELLASVGTANMDMRSFFSNFEINALLFDEGAIQRLEADFWADLAECEEVNRSHFQQRPARQKAGEIVARMLSPLL
- a CDS encoding bactofilin family protein; the protein is MFKESRKSDYAETSIGQGTHVEGKLASDGSIRIEGEFRGDIECKSDVIVGEYGVARAGIIANDLTVSGKVYGDVNVKGRLTITASGQLHGNVLAHTILIQDGGIYNGNCRMERQTESKPRHLQEGDPLQHPHPQAKENAAKEKSRQAG